TTTATGCAAATATGTTTGCCCCTATAATGCTCTTAGTTCCCATATACGTTATAATGAAAAGTCTAGGATTAGTAAACACCTATTTTTCTGTTATCTTAGCTGGTTCGATTTTTACTATACCTCTTTCTACTTGGCTAATGACTTCATATATTCAAACTTTACCAAGTGAAATAGAAGAAGCAGCATTAATCGATGGCTGTTCAATATTTAAAATACTTCCAAAAATAGTCATCCCTATGACTGCACCAGCAATAGTTTCTATTTTCATTTATTCTTTCATAACTGGCTGGAGTCAACAATTTATATTAGCCTTAGTTTTAATAACAGACGATAAGCTAATGCCACTAACTCAAGGTTTGTACCAATTTTTTAGTAGAAGTTCAGTTAGATGGAACGAATTAATGGCTGCCATTTTGATGTCGACTTTAATTCCTGTTGTTTTGTTCCTAATTTTCCAAAAATATATAGTAAAAGGGATGACCGCCGGGAGTCTTAAAGATTAACATCAGAAACTGTTTTTTCGACGTTGTAGCTTGATTACTATATTCAGCTTTAATAACTTAAAAATTATTCTCACATTTTCATGCAATTTCAAACCTGTATCCTTTCTCCACCTTTTCGCGCCATTCTGATTCTTGACCATAATTAAACTTTTTCATCAATTGTCCACAATGTTTTTCCACAATAACTGCTTCCTTATTTTTCCACTCTTTCCAATGAGGGATAACGTAGTTTTTAGAACTGGAGTTAATTTTTCTATTCAATAGTTGTGGTTTGAACTCATAATTCTTTGAAAAACCGTCTTCAAAATTGGTAATAAAATCCAAAAACTCTTTGAAATACTTTTCTCTATCCTGATTTATCAAGAGATCTTCATATCTAAAAACTTTAAAATTTGCTTTGCTGCTCATTTTTTCGAGAATAAAAGAATTAAGTTTGTTATAATACCAGCAGAGTTTCTCAAATTTCGACATATTTTTCCATTTTTGTGCGTAAGGATCATCTTTGAAATCAGTTGCCTTCATGCTCATATTTAAAAAAGGAAAATCTATTTTACTATACAGCAGGGATGCCTTCGTACTCATTACAGATCTGATCCAAGTTCGGGGATCTCTAATAACAAATACAACCTTGCTGTTTGGAAATACTTTCTCAAGTAAGTCTACAACTCCATGCAGATGGTTATTCGATTCAACATAAAGCTCAGGAATAACATCTTTAAGTACTGACTTTCGCATTTGTTCTATATACCTTAATGCCTTATCATCGTTAACCCTTCCCGCACGTCTGTCGCTACTAAGTTTATACATAGAATATTTTGGAGTTAATTGACCTATTGTCATTCTTAAAAATCCATATTTTTTAATATCTTTCTTCCATTTGTTCCTATCTGTCACAAAAACTCCAGCGGGCTCATGAGTAGAATAACAATCATCGATCATAGAAGGAAGAACTTTACCTATGAACTTAGTGCCGGTCCTACCTGTGGAGACAATGAAAACTGAATGTTTGTAAATTGGAATAAACTTCACCTCCAAACCTCTTTATGCTTTTAAACCAATACATCTTCAGATTGGCTCATTACAAACTTTGTAATCTGACTTTCTAACTCTAAAAAGTTTTTATCATAAATACTTTTCTCTTCTTCCGAAAGATTTATATTAAAAACATTTAATATTCTAGAAGGTCTTTGAGACAAAATAACTACTTTATTTCCCAGCATCAATGCCTCTTTTATGTCATGGGTGACCATTAATATTGAAAAATAATTTTTCTTCCACATCTTTTCTATATCTTTTATTATTGATACTTTAATATTTAGATCCAAAGATGTGAAAGGTTCGTCCATAAGCAAAATCTGTGGTTTGACTAATAAAGATCTGGCAATATTCACCCTTTGTTTCATACCTCCACTTAATTTAGAGGGTAAAAGATTTTCAAACCCTTCTAAACCTATCATATCGATAATTTGTTTAATTTTCTTTTCATCGTCTAAAACTATTTTTAGGTTGTCG
Above is a window of Petrotoga mexicana DSM 14811 DNA encoding:
- a CDS encoding carbohydrate ABC transporter permease, which codes for MKKNWKSIIKTFLVQLFAILLIIFLLLPIYQMVITSLRPSDLSWEVPSPLFPDKFTLSNFAKAFELVPRLPRYLLNSFVYGAGVSLISLIIAIPAGYALGRFKEFKFRKPILMFVIYANMFAPIMLLVPIYVIMKSLGLVNTYFSVILAGSIFTIPLSTWLMTSYIQTLPSEIEEAALIDGCSIFKILPKIVIPMTAPAIVSIFIYSFITGWSQQFILALVLITDDKLMPLTQGLYQFFSRSSVRWNELMAAILMSTLIPVVLFLIFQKYIVKGMTAGSLKD
- a CDS encoding sulfotransferase, producing MKFIPIYKHSVFIVSTGRTGTKFIGKVLPSMIDDCYSTHEPAGVFVTDRNKWKKDIKKYGFLRMTIGQLTPKYSMYKLSSDRRAGRVNDDKALRYIEQMRKSVLKDVIPELYVESNNHLHGVVDLLEKVFPNSKVVFVIRDPRTWIRSVMSTKASLLYSKIDFPFLNMSMKATDFKDDPYAQKWKNMSKFEKLCWYYNKLNSFILEKMSSKANFKVFRYEDLLINQDREKYFKEFLDFITNFEDGFSKNYEFKPQLLNRKINSSSKNYVIPHWKEWKNKEAVIVEKHCGQLMKKFNYGQESEWREKVEKGYRFEIA
- a CDS encoding ABC transporter ATP-binding protein, which gives rise to MGNVLKVVSLTKRFGDLLVIDGWSLDIQEGEKIVLLGPSGCGKTTFFRIVSGLERQSEGAVEIFVDKIGYVFQEPRLLPWRTVYDNLKIVLDDEKKIKQIIDMIGLEGFENLLPSKLSGGMKQRVNIARSLLVKPQILLMDEPFTSLDLNIKVSIIKDIEKMWKKNYFSILMVTHDIKEALMLGNKVVILSQRPSRILNVFNINLSEEEKSIYDKNFLELESQITKFVMSQSEDVLV